The Sediminispirochaeta bajacaliforniensis DSM 16054 genome contains a region encoding:
- a CDS encoding glutamine amidotransferase, translating to MQRKKILLAGESWSSQTTHVKGFNSFSSSVYETGERWLKKALEESGYDVFFLPNHLVSEEFPFTMGELKKYDAIILSDVGSDTLLITQETFNNSHRQPNRCELIKEYVLEGASLLMVGGYLTFSGVDAKGRWGMTPIQDILPVEILQFDDRMEHPEGVKPKVIHQHDVLKGVPAEWPFFLGYNKTIPMDDAVVPVTICDDPLIALCQRGKGRCGIFSSDCAPHWGPPEFLSWAGYQPMWGGLMDWLTDV from the coding sequence ATGCAACGAAAGAAAATACTATTGGCCGGTGAATCTTGGTCTAGCCAAACTACACATGTGAAAGGATTCAATAGTTTTAGTTCGTCTGTGTACGAAACAGGAGAAAGGTGGTTGAAAAAGGCCCTTGAGGAAAGCGGATATGATGTTTTTTTTCTTCCAAATCATCTTGTAAGTGAAGAATTTCCTTTTACTATGGGAGAGCTGAAGAAATATGACGCCATCATTTTGTCCGATGTGGGGTCTGATACTTTATTGATTACGCAGGAAACATTCAATAATAGTCATAGGCAGCCAAACCGTTGTGAATTGATAAAGGAATATGTTTTAGAAGGCGCTTCTCTCTTGATGGTTGGCGGATATTTGACCTTTTCCGGGGTCGACGCAAAAGGACGTTGGGGTATGACTCCGATCCAGGACATTCTACCGGTAGAAATTTTACAGTTCGATGACAGAATGGAGCACCCGGAAGGTGTAAAGCCCAAAGTGATTCATCAGCATGACGTTTTAAAAGGCGTTCCTGCTGAATGGCCTTTTTTCTTGGGCTACAACAAGACAATTCCAATGGATGATGCAGTTGTCCCGGTGACTATTTGTGATGATCCTCTTATTGCCTTATGCCAAAGAGGAAAAGGTCGTTGCGGCATATTCTCATCGGATTGTGCACCTCACTGGGGGCCGCCTGAATTCCTTTCCTGGGCGGGATATCAACCTATGTGGGGTGGGCTGATGGATTGGTTGACGGACGTATGA
- a CDS encoding M20 family metallopeptidase: MTTEEKREAKVFLEDILRISTVNGEKHEERLAIFIARYLQEHGIPAYTESVGQGMANVVARVDGIDPGYTLVLNGHLDTVPFGDRAQWDSDPDIPVERGGRLYARGASDMKSGLASLVMALCLTIKRRKRPRCSLIFLGTADEERGGAGAHQAVKSHILDESDAVIIAEPTGGSVGLAQKGCLWLRLSVEGRTSHGAYPWEGVNAIMKGFAFCNKLDHFIRTYHHELLGDATCCLSHARGGIVPNMVPDHAEFFLDIRTVPPLRIDDVLEKAKAIAAKMEKDTPSLFFHFSLLNRREAIETATSEQETIKLQRCIKAVTGVAPKNTGINFFTDASILTKNRPELPVILFGPGQPAVAHKNNEWVDLQSYYQAIQIYCCYVC, from the coding sequence ATGACAACCGAAGAAAAAAGAGAAGCAAAAGTTTTTTTAGAGGATATCTTACGTATTTCCACGGTTAACGGCGAGAAGCATGAGGAACGTTTGGCTATCTTTATCGCTAGATACCTGCAAGAGCATGGGATTCCCGCATATACCGAGTCCGTGGGGCAGGGAATGGCGAATGTTGTTGCCAGGGTCGACGGAATCGACCCTGGTTACACGCTCGTTCTTAATGGACATTTGGATACCGTCCCTTTTGGGGACAGGGCCCAATGGGACAGCGATCCTGATATTCCTGTGGAACGTGGAGGTAGGTTATATGCCCGCGGAGCAAGTGATATGAAAAGTGGGCTTGCTTCTTTGGTTATGGCCTTGTGTTTAACGATAAAAAGAAGAAAGCGGCCACGATGTTCTTTGATATTTCTTGGAACTGCGGATGAGGAACGCGGTGGTGCAGGAGCCCACCAGGCCGTGAAAAGTCATATCTTGGATGAAAGTGATGCCGTAATTATTGCGGAGCCGACAGGAGGGAGTGTCGGTTTGGCCCAAAAGGGGTGCCTATGGCTGCGCCTCTCTGTAGAAGGACGTACCAGTCACGGTGCATACCCTTGGGAAGGGGTCAATGCAATTATGAAAGGTTTTGCCTTCTGTAATAAGTTGGATCACTTCATCAGAACATATCATCATGAACTGTTGGGAGATGCAACGTGTTGCCTTTCCCATGCCCGAGGTGGCATTGTTCCTAATATGGTACCTGATCATGCGGAGTTTTTTTTAGATATCCGAACGGTCCCTCCTCTGCGTATTGATGATGTACTGGAAAAAGCTAAGGCGATTGCAGCAAAAATGGAAAAAGATACACCTTCGCTTTTTTTCCATTTTTCCTTATTAAATCGCAGGGAAGCTATCGAAACGGCAACCAGTGAGCAAGAGACAATAAAGTTACAACGTTGTATTAAAGCTGTCACTGGAGTTGCCCCGAAGAATACCGGCATTAACTTTTTTACTGATGCCTCGATTCTTACCAAAAACAGACCGGAATTACCGGTAATTCTCTTTGGACCGGGGCAACCTGCCGTGGCTCACAAAAACAATGAATGGGTCGACTTGCAATCTTACTATCAGGCAATTCAAATTTATTGTTGTTATGTTTGTTGA